A part of Capsicum annuum cultivar UCD-10X-F1 chromosome 6, UCD10Xv1.1, whole genome shotgun sequence genomic DNA contains:
- the LOC107875108 gene encoding uncharacterized protein LOC107875108 yields MERKGKERLFLFFTLKKSDFSLIFRYCVLAYYDAAPRDWCCDDCEKGKGVLSLSRRLENRYSHGSKLHAPAKIFLSTVPPKKLGKFPGGHCINWEKEVTTGKTRYIPVEESLGLLSGIEKSTSSSRVVSTKSMETITQGNFGKYQAQCSRSFPEKSTAQWSLGSEGYTKSQNLKKAKITAKSKEPVQSSKGLGGSINLERRSPHVVNESGIIPMPHRCDPALVPSWKGSFDILGTLPSVSGMLNNCIQAHPPSRIRRKVYEFSRKLPETLKFEVLPRENIWTSLFNDHSPGKEDIGMYFFASERERSEKYIALVESMSINDLVMRTLIYDVELLILPSTALCSDYQRLNNENFLWGLFYCAGQDTMGCAEGAATK; encoded by the exons ATGGAGAGAAAGGGAAAGGAGAGGCTATTTTTG TTCTTCACTTTAAAAAAGTctgatttttctcttattttcagaTATTGCGTACTAGCTTATTATGATGCTGCACCAAGGGATTGGTGTTGTGACGATTGTGAAAAGGGCAAAGGGGTATTGTCTTTATCACGTAGACTGGAAAATAGGTATTCTCACGGATCCAAGTTACATGCACCTGCAAAGATTTTTCTGAGTACTGTGCCACCAAAGAAACTTGGTAAGTTTCCTGGTGGGCATTGTATTAATTGGGAAAAGGAGGTAACGACCGGGAAAACAAGATATATTCCCGTTGAGGAATCACTTGGTCTATTATCAGGCATAGAGAAATCTACTAGCTCCTCAAGAGTCGTGTCAACAAAATCCATGGAAACCATTACTCAGGGGAATTTTGGCAAGTATCAAGCTCAATGTTCAAGATCTTTTCCTGAGAAGAGTACAGCGCAGTGGTCTTTAGGATCAGAAGGATATACTAAATCTCAGAATTTGAAAAAGGCCAAAATCACTGCAAAGAGCAAAGAACCAGTACAATCATCTAAGG GTCTTGGTGGTTCTATCAATCTCGAGCGCAGGAGTCCCCATGTTGTGAACGAGAGTGGAATTATACCTATGCCACACCGTTGTGATCCTGCTCTAGTTCCTTCCTGGAA GGGAAGTTTTGACATCTTAGGTACTCTACCATCTGTATCTGGAATGCTAAATAATTGTATCCAGGCTCATCCGCCTTCCAGAATTAGGCGTAAGGTGTACGAGTTCTCAAGGAAATTGCCTGAAACTCTTAAATTTGAAGTACTTCCACGTGAGAATATCTGGACAAGCCTATTCAATGACCATTCTCCAGGCAAAGAAGATATAGGAATGTATTTCTTTGCAAGTGAGAGAGAAAG GTCTGAGAAATATATTGCTCTGGTGGAGTCCATGAGTATCAATGATTTGGTGATGAGAACACTTATATATGATGTTGAGCTGCTTATACTTCCATCCACAGCCCTGTGCAGTGATTATCAAA GATTGAACAACGAGAACTTCCTGTGGGGATTGTTTTATTGCGCGGGACAAGATACAATGGGATGTGCTGAAGGGGCAGCAACAAAGTGA